One region of Heptranchias perlo isolate sHepPer1 unplaced genomic scaffold, sHepPer1.hap1 HAP1_SCAFFOLD_1572, whole genome shotgun sequence genomic DNA includes:
- the LOC137309277 gene encoding uncharacterized protein → MRSRTDCSAPPPGSGVDSGPAGGGVAGGGRMRNHLPLRCPGRWAGPGTEPRSRRGAGRGRTSPGCSVTHPRTGRERLQTLTGRRGGGRGKWRPEVAVGENGGRHRVPPAPFPARRSPPAVRGAPGLDGRRGRGSNTAADWSGRGPIAGRRLPGSARNPRRLEFKPEENQRQIPMAFEFVIPLVSRDLLRSGGVKQYVVEEVLPVRQLAEQVNVFKSAIRSKGALAILEHFDIPYSVLYHFKIVEPTLQEQTLDLLVKAVSRHSSDLQGVLDDVTLTPSDRLEHLNALKMTCYLLTQFAEAFEAQNYKQELANVGPTGK, encoded by the exons ATGAGGTCACGAACCGATTGCTCCGCCCCCCCGCCCGGATCCGGGGTTGACTCCGGCCCTGCAGGTGgcggtgttgcaggaggagggcgGATGAGGAACCATCTTCCCCTCCGCTGCCCGGGGAGGTGGGCGGGCCCGGGGACTGAGCCACGGAGTCGGAGGGGAGCCGGTCGCGGTCGGACATCGCCGGGCTGCTCGGTCACTCACCCCCGGACAGGGCGGGAGCGGCTTCAAACCCTCaccgggcggcgggggggggggcggggaaaatgGCGGCCGGAAGTGGCGGTGGGGGAAAATGGCGGCCGGCACCGTGTCCCCCCCGCTCCATTTCCGGCGCGCCGTTCCCCACCGGCAGTGAGAGGGGCCCCGGGATTGGACGGGAGGCGGGGCCGCGGCAGCAACACCGCAGCTGATTGGAGCGGGCGCGGACCAATCGCAGGGCGCCGTCTCCCCGGGAGCGCGCGGAACCCGCGGCGGTTGGAATTTAAACCGGAGGAAAATCAACGGCAG ATCCCCATGGCGTTTGAGTTTGTCATTCCCCTGGTGAGCAGGGACCTGTTGAGGAGCGGAGGAGTGAAGCAGTATGTGGTGGAAGAGGTACTCCCGGTCAGACAGCTCGCCGAGCAGGTCAATG TGTTTAAATCAGCCATTCGGAGCAAAGGAGCCTTGGCGATCTTGGAACACTTCGACATTCCCTACAGTGTCTTGTA TCACTTCAAGATCGTGGAGCCCACACTCCAGGAGCAGACACTTGACCTgttggtgaaag CTGTCTCCCGACACTCGAGTGACCTTCAGGGGGTCCTGGACGATGTGACCCTGACCCCTTCGGACCGCCTGGAACATCTCAACGCTCTGAAGATGACCTGTTATCTGCTGACTCAGTTCGCCGAAGCATTCGAGGCCCAGAACTACAAGCAGGAGCTGGCAAATGTGGGGCCGACGGGCAAG